The DNA window CAGCCGCTGTTTGTAATCTTGGAGAGGGTGTCACAGGACGGGGCTGCCCTACTTCCACAGTCATGGTTGCTGGGGCCTTTCTCCGCACCTCTCGGTCTTATGCATGCAGGGATGTGGGTGGTCAGGGATTCAGCTGGTATTGAGAGTACTGTGAATTAAACGTGCTGCTGTGTAGTGCTCTGAAGTCTGAAGTGCTCTCTGAGATGTTACGCTTGGTTAAAGCGTTAAGTTTGAGCTGTGCTGTGCCTATACGTACCAGCTCTCACTTACCTGTATCTTCAGTGATTTTCAGGATAAGAGCATGCTGCACTGAAATTCATTGTATTCATGCTTTTAAATGTGAATTAGTGAGGATTTGCTGTGCATTCCTAATCACACTTAGGTTTAAAATACTGGGGTTTATTAATTAAGTACAGAATTTGAATACAAACACTTGTGTGAATGATTTGAAGAACTTTCTTACAATGGCGTTATTGATTGTGTTTGTCTGCCATAGACTTAACAATGTAAACTAGGTAAATGACATAAAAAGACAGTCTAAAGATGCTCTTTGTGACTGACCCCTCCCTTCTGTCTTTAGATTTGTCGTGCCGAGTCGCTGTTGTGTGGAAACATGGAAGACCTGCTGCTTTAGTGTGTGTATACGCTCAAGACAGTGACGCCTTCCTTTTGGCAAACACCTGGACCAATGCTCTGGCATTGCATACTGTGCATGGACCAATCAGAGTTGGGTAAACACCCAGTCTTGATGACAGCCGTGTGAATATTGGTCTCATGGGGTCACATTAAGGGGGGCTTTATTGTCATGaatctggttgttttttttattgatgtCTGCAGCATTTTGTTTTTTATACTGCTCTCCAAAGACTTTACGTTCACTCTTGATTTCATGTCATCCTGGTGTCGCTCGAATATTAAATTTGAAATGTGAATTACTAAATAAACCTGCGCAGGACCCACTCCAGATTTTCCACATGTATTCTGTCTGGAGAAACATCTGTTGTTTGTCAGTATAACATGGCTTTTGCCATTACATCATAAAtataaacaacaaaataaaatacttcAAATGTACATTATGGCCTATAAACAATGCTGCACTCTACTGCTACAAATCTTGATTTGTGATATCGCTCAGTGTCACCAAGTGACCACAAGGTGGAGTGTTTCATCTTTGAGTTTATCTCTGGAGTGATGGTAGGAAGTTCAGAAATCAGTCCATGATCAAAGCTGGGTAGTTTGATTCAGTTGAGTCTTTGTTTGGCACAATAGATGGAGATTGGGGATTTACCAGTAGGATATGAATTAGGGGTAGTGGGGATTACAAAGGCCATATGTGAGAAGATAACGGGTTATAAAAAGGTGTGAATGAAATAAATGTTTATTGTCATTAGAGTATCACTTAACTGTCATTTGGGCTTTGGGTACTTAGCAGTTGTGCTCCAAGGGATCTTGAGTGTGAATTAGAGTCCTTTGGTTCTTTTTAACGAGATTTTGAACTTCATACGTTCTTGGGATACCAGGGTTCCAGTTCACATAGGACAGACCCATGTTCAATATCCTTTCCAAAATCCATTGCATTTTGGCAACTGAAGCTGCCATAGTGTTACATTGTATTTTAAGCCCAAGTATTGTTTTGTACCAGGACTGGAGACAATCAAGGTCTTATGAATTCATAGCAACTGTACGGTCCCAGTCCGTGGGCAGCACTCAGTTACAAGCCATGGCATGCCCTCTCTGACCAACTTTTGGTTACGCGGCCCAACAATGAAGCAATCAATTACTTTACAGGAGACCTTGAAAGAAAACCGAAGAACAAGACCGTTAACACAAAAGCGAGTGCGTTATCTTGTTTGCTATCAGTCATCAGCCAAACATTAAGTTTTAAAGGCGGTCAAAAACGGCGGGCCTTCCATCAATATTTTACAAATTGATTACCAATGAAAATGTCTATAGCCTAATATGACACCACTTAAATGTGAGTTAACTATGTAGGCCTATGCACTTAAATTATAATATCGTAAAGGCTAGCCTAATACTAGTATGATGGTGGTATGTCGTTTTCCAGTTTACAATAATGGGCTTGGATCATGTCGTAAACCCGTTTACAAGCGCTTCAATGCCAAGCCATAGATAGTTGCATACAATTAATCAGTTCAAAACATTTGATTCCGTTAATCAAACAAACAGGATTCGATGTTTAATAGGTTTTATAGGCTATTGTTTTAAAGTTAACATAGTGTATTATAGTTATATATATAACAAAGTAACAGGGGTGATGCGCAAGGCGCGCTTCTTGGATAAATCGTGGTTTCCCTTTTCTTTGTGTAGTTAaagacaaacacaggcaggTGCAAAAGGTAGGCTTTGCGTGAGGGCGGGTGAATAGGAGGGACTAAAGTTGTCGTTCGGATTCTTTGCCGATAGGACGGTTATGTAGAGTGGGCGCGGTTACGAACAGTGAAGATAAAGCTCTGTCGGAGTTTGACCTGTAGTGACTGAAAACTGGAACCAGTAGGAAACCAAGACCAGAGCTGGGTCTGAGATCGTAGCTTACAGTGTAGGAAATTATCACGCATGCCAACCGGCCGAAGGACGAAAGTATACACCTGTAATTGGGAAGGAACGGACCACAATAACTTTTTTTATGAAGCCAGATATTGTGCTGGACTGTTTTCTGCTGTATAAAACATTAGACTAATTGGTTAACCtacattttctttatttattaGTGTTTTTTACGGCCTATCAATGCTCTTGCATCAGTTCATGAACGGAGCCTTAGAAGTGATGCATCCTACAGCAATACAAAAAGACACTACTTTCACCAAGATTTTTGTTGGTGGGTTGCCTTACCACACAAACGATGCCTCCTTAAGAAAATATTTTGAAGCCTTCGGAGAGATCGATGAGGCTGTTGTGATaacggacagacagactgggaaGTCTAGAGGATACGGCTTTGTAAGTACCATTGCTCTGTCAGGCACTACACCAGCATTGGCACGTGCTACTGTTCAATGCGTGACCAACTGGCTTTTAATTATGGTGCCATTTGATAATGTCACGGGATCAGCACGGTAGGCTTATAGGTTTGTTTCTCGAAGTAATGCTGAAGTGCTTAATGACTGGAGTTGATATTATAAAATGACGTATTTAATCATTGCACAGTGCAGCTTAACGAGTAGCCAATGCTGAacacaaatacatatatttttgcaTTGCTTCCTTATTTGGCTTTATGAGGATCACATGATTTGATGGATAAGAAGATTATATCTTAACATATGTCTCTAATATCCTTCATCCCTCTAAACAACTCTCCAGAAGTCGCCAATATTACCGACATGACACACCAAGCAATGCTTGACAGTCAACCGTTGAGCGCTGTAACTACGCGCCGAAGTGAGATGCTGTATGTAGCACTCGCTTACTTTTATGGCGACCTGCTTTCCCCTCTATAAAAGCGTTCAGTGTTGGTCCTATATCAAATGGAATGTAAAACTGCGATTAGGAGCGGCAGAGGTCTGTTTACGGTTTGATGTACCTCACTGCGAGTAAGTCATTAAGACATCAACTTCAGTCACATCCCGCAAATGTGAGTTATCAAACGCTCTGGTCACCCAGaacaccattttcttttgcatttTTCATTGCAAAATGAGTAGCCTAACTTTTGAATTTAGTTTAATGATTGATTTGAATGTGCAAGGAGGACTTGGGCAAAGAGAGTATGACCATAGTTGGGCACTAACCTGGTCCTGTCCCTATGCTGGATACTCTGTTCGACCTCCATTCACATTAGGTGTCTGGGTATCTTCCCATTGAGAGCTGGAAGAGGATCAAAGAAACTGAATAATCTATAAGGTGGGCAAATATACATCCGGAAGATACAATGAACGGGAAAAGTagacattttatttttaagagTTCTGGAGACTCATCGTGGATGTAGACCAAAGATGGAATGGAAAGTTGCGTGTACTTCTGGGTGGGTGACTGGGCTCAGTCTGTTTACTTTTAACAAAATGTAGGGCCGTAACACTGGCAAACAATGACACTCAGCGTTTACACATTAGCAACCGCCAAATCCCTTGTGGATGTGTCTGCTGAGTGCCTCTGGTGTTTCAGGTCTGACCGGCTCAGGAGTATGTGGGAGCTCCATGCTTGTAAAGATGTGCCTCAGCACATCACACGCTGGGAAAAGCAAAAAAGCAGCCGGtggcattttttttatttcctcCCCCCCTGGTAACGGACAAGGCCAACTTGATAATCCTGTTGCTCGCTGCTTCAGACAGacccagagggagggggaggaagtgggGATGCTCCACTGCCAGGCTTAGCCTACCTTTTATACACACTCCAGAGGTGGATTAGTAGATCCCCCCCTTCAGCAGAGTTCCAGTGTAAACACAGCCTTGTTCCTCTTTGTGTTCACAACACAAGCCCTGGAGTAGGCTCAGGACTGGCGAGGAGCAACCCACTCCACAGTTAAGATCTACATTTACAATCGAATTATCTGAAACCTCCTGAGTCGGCAGAAGAGAACCGTCAAACCAGACTGGGATGTCTAATTCTtttggaaggaggggggaggtgaggggtttGGCAGATGAAACAATCTCCTTAAATATCTGTTGGCCAATTGGATAAGCCCTTCTTATTTGTCCCAGATCCATATTTCAGCAGGCCTGGGTGGCAGGCTGTGCTGCTgtcagtgggggtgggggtggggggggggttggcctAGTGTTACGGGTAGTTTCTGAGCACACATTGTGCTTTGTGTGCAGTTTCCTCTTCTGTTAAGAAAGAGGAATCTAAACAGTGGAAGCTCAGCAGAGAGGACTTTTATGACGGCTGGCGGggtggaagggggtgggggagtcgTTTTATCATTCAGTGCTTTTGCTTTTCGTTGGAGGGCTGAAGTGACCGTAACCACAACAGGGGTGCTGTATTGTGAGAAACGTGTCTGGGTGAAGCCTTTTGGAACACAAGGGGAAGTGGGGTCGACCTTTTGGGATTCACGCTGTCCTTTGCACTTCAATCCCCTGTCTTAATCAGGTGACCATGACTGACCggggggcagcagagagggcGTGTAAAGACCCGAACCCCATCATCGACGGGCGGAAGGCCAACGTCAACCTGGCATACCTGGGTGCCAAGCCACGCAGCATGCAGACAGGTGAGCCTGACAGGGGTGAGCGCTGCCGACCGACCTCCACACCACACTCTGCAAACACTCCACAGCACTCACATGGCCAGTGCACACTCGCATACAGTCACACGCGTTTCCATCTGAACGAAGCAAGCGTTCCAACTATCTACCGTGCATTTGCCTATGCTGATATTAGCATGCTGTTTGAGACAAGCCCCGTCTCTATGCACTTTGCTTGGTCTCTTTCTGTCGTCTGTGTATTGTTCTCTATTCCTCCTCTGTAAATGCAAATGGGAGTTTGACcgtggctgtgtgtctgtcttccaggCATATCTATTGGCGTGCAGTCCATTCACCCTGCACTCATCCAGAGGCAGTATGGGTAAGTGAGTAGGACTGAGCACTCCCTCTTCATCATAAGTTTACTATCTCATAAAAACCAGACAACAGTGCTGCTCTTCTCtcgttttgtctgtctgtcccctgcCTGCATGAAGCTCTCAGTAGTTCTGTTGGCGTTGCTCGTCTCTTATGTATTTGGTTAATAGTTATCAAATATAGGTTAGGTATATATGTTGCTGGTGCATGTCCCAGTCGTGGGGCCTGGTGTTCCCCTGGTTGACTGGTTTCTCGGTAGGCCCTGCAGGGTCTGGTGTTGTAGAAACAACCTTGAGGGAGCCCGGCCTATGACCATGTCCAGGACACATGCACCAGTGGGCAGCTAATGACCATGTGGCTGTCAGAGGATTAACAGCCCTGGCCcccctgctgctgtgtgtcaCCATCAGCCCCTCTCATATGAACGCTCACTATGGACAGCCAATGAGCATTCATCGCTTACACTGAAGAGTCATATTTCTGTTAATGTAAGTAAGGTTAAAACGTAGTCATCCATACCCACCTACAGAGCCCGTGTCTTTGTCGCATGTCAATCAGGGGCATGTATGAGCACGTTCAGGgagtttgggggaggggggtcttaGAAAGTCCCTTGATGTCCAAGTGCTTGTTGCCATAGGAACGGGGAGGAGCTCCCAGTGGTGGAAGCATGCTGCTCGGTGCCATGTGCCTGACAGGTGGTGGCTCTTATTACAACCTTCTACACCCCCTTAATCTCCCATGACAGCACCCCTAGAGAGCACCCGCACCTGTCTGCTTGGCTCCCAGCTCTCTCTATAGGCAGTTGACAGACACAGGCTGTTTGGAGATTTCGAGCACACAAGTGGCCTTTCAGCTCGTCTCCCGCCCCGAACCCTTGAACAACATGTGGTGGGGAGGACTTCTCGACTCCACCATGTGAAGTGGGCTTGTTGGGAGGGAGCATGTGCTGGACATTGTACCTCCCGTGTGGACTGGACAGCAGCTCGTCCTTGTGTGCCAGCGCTACTCTGGTCAGCAGATACTGTGGGCTGGGAGGGGCAGGCAGGGTcagggagaccagggacacCGTTGAAGGGCACAGCCGGTTTGGAAGGGTGGTAGTGGCCAGAGACTTTTTCTTTTGTCTGTCTTGGCTTCTGTCTTCATATGCCGTCTACCCTCGACTCCCATCCGTTTTCTCCGGAACCCCCTTTTGTAGCAGCTCTCTTGTTCTTTACCGTCTTTCCGCCCGTACGTCCCCGCAAACGAAGGAAGCAGCGCTTAACGTCTCTCCCAGAAAAACACCAGTCCTACTGTGTGGTGGAGCGATTAGACACAGACACTGAAAATTGACACCTCTGTGAGACTGGGGGTGcgtcggggggaggggggttacagtGGGGAAAAGGTgtaaggaaagggggggggaggggatatgGAGTAGGGTGAATTGTGTCTCTGAAGATCTTTGCCTAATGAGGCAGTATTCTCTGTGGGTGACACCTTCATGGGTGTCAAACAGAAGCTGTTTTTCTGTCCTTCCACTCTCTTGAGATGGCCTCTTGTTTATCTTTATGTTTATGTTTATCTTTATCTTTACCTGACCGAACGAGAAGGCCATTTGAACTAGCTTTAAGAAGCTATTTGAGTGTAGGCAGGGACTACTTGACACGGTATCATAATTTTGTATACGCTGTATTTGTCAGCTGAAGCTGTGATGCTGAGAGGATTTGTGTGCTGATGTCAGTGGCTCTGCCACTCTGACTTCTCTGCCATCCCCAGAGTGGCACATGTCACATACACCCGCTAGCCGTCAGCACAAACCAGCTGACCCCTTGTCCTCCCCCCGCTGGCCCACAATGCTCCCTTTCGCCCTCTGATGTCATGGGGTCTCTGGAGCCTGGGGAGCACACTgctcttcctcacctccctgcttTCCTCTTTCACTATTCACCCTCTGActtctgtgtgtggtgtcatCTTTATTAATCCTGTGAAGGGAATTGTGAAAAGGATAACTTTctcattgaaaaagtaataaTGGCAGTCCACCACCTAATGTTTTCCAAAGGTCAACCCATGTTCTGTCAGCTCATCAAAGCTAGGGTCAGAGCAAAGGGTTACACACACTTTAGAGGTTACagaggggaagtgtgtgtgtgtgtgtgagactgcagCCATTCTCAAGAGAATGTCTACAGTGTAGACTCTACACAAATACTGAACTTATTTGTGAATAGTTTCATTCCATTTTGTAGCAGTGTTCAGCTGTGAGTGTTTGACCTGTATGATGCTGTGTATATAGTGTAAATCAACTGTAGCCCAGTTTACAGTCAGttcatatcccccccccccctagcacAGCTCCCACCaatgtatttgttcatgtttgtttattttctgtGGGAAGGATTTATGTCTGTTTTTTGATGTATCATCCACACCATTTTAGCCACCTCATTGTTTAACCACCACTATCCTATCAAACCCACTCATGGTTGCTCTGTGCTCCCAGCTGACCAGTGTGCCTGCAGGGGAGCGAAGATACCCAAGGTGCAGGACTCGTTGAGGCCTAATATGGAGGCTCCAGGAGGTTGCAGCATGTGACTGcccccactccccaccccaCTCAAAGGTGCCAGTGATGGCTTGAGAGTGCAGTGCAGTGTGTTGTGATGGATTGGAGTGCCTTTATCTTCCtctgtgttgcgtgtgtgtgatatgaCATTGGAAAGGTTATGCTGATTAAAGAGTAACTCTTCCATATATGGCATGGTTTGAGGTGTGCAGTGGTGACTTTCGTTGCTGATTGAAGTCCAGGGATAGAGGGGGGTTttagtacgtgtgtgtgtgtcctcctgtctaCCGTGTCCCTGCATGCTCCCATTTGCGCTGTTGAAGTGACGGCTGTCTCTCAATACTCCTAACGTCTCCTTCCTCCTTAACTCCTCCTGACTGTTTCGAGGGGAGGACATGGTTAaaacctcccctgtcctctcacctcGCGTGGTCActaaaggaggagggagacgagagagctGTTTATTCGTGTCGAGACGCGGTCAAGGAGCGAGTTGAGGTGTGCTGCGACTCTGCTCCCCTGTTGTCGTCCCCATACCTCCTGTCTATACAGCAGGGCTGAAGAGTctattctttttctctccctgtgtggagTCTGCAGTGAGTGGAGCgccctttccttctcctctgtgtgtgttcctccagtTGAGTGATGTCAGTTTGTACCCCCAGAACTGCGCACAGTCTGCAGTTGGACACTTGTACTGTAGCCAGCCATCAACCCTCACCCTGCGACCTATTCTATGGAGCAAGACCCCAGGAGAGAGAATCTTCATAAAAATAGCTccctatcccccctctctctgtccgtctgccCTATTCTCCAGTCTGGGACTAcatccagagagagaagagaattcCCCAGAGCCCTCAGCTCGAATCAttcatcagtgtgtgtgatgcccAGTTGTCCTATCTGCTCCGACGCATCTCCTTTTTACCAGCTACCCTCCTTCACATCATTTCTGTGCAATGTTCTTCACACGTTCAACAGGAATAACGCACACAAGTCTACTACTTTGTTACTTcccgtttgtctgtgtgtgtgtgtgtgtgggaggggggggggggttcctcagCGAGTGAGGAGCAGCAGCTGTTAAAACACTCGCTGGTGTCTGAACTTGAAAACCTGCCAGTAacggctgtctctctctctcgctccttctgtcctccccctctccacgtCCGCTCAGGGGGCCTACCTAACAGGTTTTGTAGGTTCTCTTAACTGTCGGGAGGTTAAGTTCCCTCCCAACCTCCTTACCTCTCTGCCTTGTCGTCACATTAGCAGTGGGTGGTATGGTGTCTGGCTAAGCTCTCACCCATTCCCAGGGTGGTCAGCAGACTGGACTAAGCTTTTATACTCTCGACAAGCCAGCTCTTTGACAATGTAAATGATAGAATCCAGGCCCTGGAGGACTTTGTGTCCTTCTGCTGCATGTCCATTCTAACCCGGCtcctctactgtgtgtgtgcaggttggcCCAGCAGTACATGTACCCACAGGCCTTCGTCCAGCCCAGCCTGGTGATGCCCTCTCAGGTGTCCTCCTCTGTCAGCTCACCCTACCTGGACTACAGTGCTGCCTACGCCCAGTATGCCTCATCCGCCTTCGACCAGTACCCCTACGCCGCCTCCCCAGGCTTCCTGGGCTACGGCTACGCCCCCAGCCCCTCCGCTGGGCCTGCCGCAGCCTCTGTCCCCGCCGCCGTCCACCAGACCCTCCCTACGGCCGCAGGCCCCGCCCCGGCCTTCCTGCAGTACGCCCCACAGCCGCACGTCCAGCCAGACCGTATGCagtgaggaagggggaggaggggggatgggaggcCAAGCCTCGTGTCTGGAGACGCACCCTCCTGGCTGACCCTGCTACTGTCAGGGGTTTCAGGGAAGGGCAGGACTATTGCACTGTACCATCAGGATGAGCCCCTTCTTCGATGATggaaggtgggggtggggagggggggggggggggtcagggattAGGGACTGTGGGGCCAGGGTGTTAAGCTATTTAAGGGCCACCTGAAGCAGACACATTCATTTTATGAGgatttatcattattattattgtctATCTATATTGTATTAATGTTCCTGTCCGTGTTTTATGTATTcaatgttattttgttgttcAATCAACAATGTCTATGGTACATAGTTGTTTTTGGAGAGGCTTACCTCGGACACTGCTGCTTTGAGACAGTGGGCTGGGCTTGGGCTTAGAGCAGGGCAGGCTGGGGGCCGTGGCCCTGGGCTGGCCCTGTGAGCACACTTGTCCAGTGTTAATGGCCCAAACAAAGGAACAAGGATTAGTCACTGTTGATCAAGGACAAAATGGACAGGCTTCAGGTCCCTCACCTGAAAATGTGACTTCAGGACTACGTTTTTCTTATTTTCTATTAAAGAGGCCTTAATAGAACTCCCTTGATGTATCTTCTAAGTTTATACAAAAGCTCCTTtaaccctcactcacacactgggAGAGGCCCCTGTCGTAGGTATATGGCCAGATGCTTCCTATTTATACTCTAGTCTAGTCCAGTCTGTACACTCACTTTGTTGTTGATTTACTGTGTTGATGGATGTAGATAATCATATGCAGTAGGTGGGAGGAGGCCAAGAGCATTTGGTATTGATGTGGATGGTATCTGACACTGAGATCCAATACCAGTGTGTTTCTTCTTTGTCTAACTGTTGATCTAAGATGATTGTCCAAAATGTTGCTTTGTCTAAAGGACATTCATGTACAgcattttgaaatgtttcagTTATTGATACATTCACAATGTTTATGTTTAGGTATTTATAGGATAATGTAAGTAAAAAGTTTTGGGTTACAATTACAGTATGTCTAGTTGCAGCACTGAGATCCTCTAACTTGCAGAGGCATACAATATGTGCAGACTCATGGGTATTGTTTCTGGGTCATTTCATGGTCACACTTTGTTTTGAGATCAATGTAGGAACCAACTGATCTGCCTGTATGCACAACTAGATGCTCTTTTGTAGGCCCTAGTATCACTGGCTGCTGGCATGAACAGAAAAGCTCTATAGACTGTTTTAAGTACAATGTCAAGTCCCTTCAAGGAAGccataccaaaaaaaaaaatacaaaataaagaaTTTCTATTAAAATTGGCACATGAATTTTCTTCTTGTAATGTTGAGTATATCACTAC is part of the Hypomesus transpacificus isolate Combined female chromosome 9, fHypTra1, whole genome shotgun sequence genome and encodes:
- the LOC124470826 gene encoding RNA-binding protein 38-like isoform X2 encodes the protein MLLHQFMNGALEVMHPTAIQKDTTFTKIFVGGLPYHTNDASLRKYFEAFGEIDEAVVITDRQTGKSRGYGFVTMTDRGAAERACKDPNPIIDGRKANVNLAYLGAKPRSMQTGISIGVQSIHPALIQRQYGLAQQYMYPQAFVQPSLVMPSQVSSSVSSPYLDYSAAYAQYASSAFDQYPYAASPGFLGYGYAPSPSAGPAAASVPAAVHQTLPTAAGPAPAFLQYAPQPHVQPDRMQ
- the LOC124470826 gene encoding RNA-binding protein 38-like isoform X1: MLLHQFMNGALEVMHPTAIQKDTTFTKIFVGGLPYHTNDASLRKYFEAFGEIDEAVVITDRQTGKSRGYGFVTMTDRGAAERACKDPNPIIDGRKANVNLAYLGAKPRSMQTGEPDRGISIGVQSIHPALIQRQYGLAQQYMYPQAFVQPSLVMPSQVSSSVSSPYLDYSAAYAQYASSAFDQYPYAASPGFLGYGYAPSPSAGPAAASVPAAVHQTLPTAAGPAPAFLQYAPQPHVQPDRMQ